From the Levilactobacillus yonginensis genome, one window contains:
- the prgP gene encoding ParA superfamily DNA segregation protein PrgP, with translation MTYVIALSNQKGGVGKTTNNVMFAITLATVFHKKVLHIDMDLQANSTFMLGMTFNKSNWPASITRCLNDKDLSKGITHLTENLDAIAGDSDFRNWGTWVADHIKGVHERTFYFKKLLDKIKDNYDFIFIDTPPATDIKVDNIMVATDYVIVVQETKRFAFEGSKELTNTYLQTLYDDFSDEINVQVAGILLVMLDKTHTVEQLIVDKTVKYFGKQNIFNAIIKSHLRLENYGEYGVQFEDYHDRAMFALFSDLYAELMERIDQFESKGDIADDYVYTPKYLNGKKLTPLGKEISADGLD, from the coding sequence ATGACGTACGTAATCGCTTTAAGCAACCAAAAAGGGGGCGTTGGCAAGACGACCAACAATGTGATGTTCGCAATCACTCTTGCCACCGTTTTCCATAAAAAGGTTTTACATATTGATATGGATCTCCAAGCAAACAGTACATTCATGCTCGGCATGACCTTTAATAAATCAAATTGGCCCGCTTCTATAACAAGATGCTTAAATGATAAGGATCTAAGTAAGGGGATCACGCATCTAACAGAAAATCTAGATGCCATTGCAGGAGATTCTGATTTTCGGAACTGGGGCACATGGGTAGCCGACCATATAAAGGGTGTCCATGAACGAACCTTTTACTTCAAAAAATTACTAGATAAAATCAAAGACAACTATGACTTTATTTTTATAGACACTCCACCAGCAACAGATATAAAAGTCGACAACATAATGGTTGCAACTGACTATGTAATTGTTGTGCAAGAAACCAAGAGATTCGCATTTGAGGGTTCAAAGGAACTAACCAACACTTATCTTCAAACTCTCTACGATGACTTCAGCGACGAGATTAATGTTCAGGTCGCGGGAATACTGTTAGTCATGCTTGACAAAACTCACACGGTTGAACAGCTCATTGTTGATAAGACCGTTAAATATTTTGGTAAACAGAATATATTCAATGCCATTATCAAAAGTCACTTACGCCTTGAAAACTATGGTGAATACGGAGTTCAGTTTGAAGACTACCACGATCGTGCTATGTTCGCACTCTTTTCCGATCTTTACGCGGAATTAATGGAAAGAATAGACCAATTCGAAAGTAAAGGAGATATTGCGGAC